The Nerophis lumbriciformis linkage group LG07, RoL_Nlum_v2.1, whole genome shotgun sequence genome window below encodes:
- the LOC133609203 gene encoding coagulation factor XIII A chain-like, which produces MANNHLGRYPSKPPTTNLMLVEEEFPEFEPFEFYDLHDDAVPGPRFSGSQGEPLSVVEIDMCKQKNKPLHRTQFYDIKNLVIRRGEEFFIRVTFNRPLTDRDRFMLEFLIGSHPSPIKGTQVVVRFNSRRQGRWPGHIVENNGTSVLFGIITAPNAIVGRYRMYARIVTKRGMERSKRDIDTDFYVLFNAWCKDDAVYYPDEDGRQEYVLNEYGIIYQGSKDSMIARKWIYGQFDRGILDACIYLLDACRMPITNRGDAIKLVRKGSAVVNSQDDDGVLVGNWSDNFSGGTAPTLWTGSVKILLQYANTGVSVSYAQCWVYAGVFNTFLRTLGIPARVITNFSSAHDNTGNLKIELVFKPDGSPDERNTDDSIWNYHCWNEVYMKRPDLGPGLGGWQVVDSTPQETSDGYYRCGPASVIAIKDGLVGFPFDGPFIYAEVNSDVIFLERDRYGNMNQIGVDTTLVGQGLFTKHILSDTAKDITYEYKYQEGSHNDTVSLAKAESHGLERDQPTAKPKISVSLVIEQTTLGDDVKVVVEFKNHGVVSETIKANLSCAVVFYTGVQAKRYKNEEFNIVAEPHQTTRHVVTITAQDYMEHLGFQRFLSFMLNGHMNSGSLSALKVIYLNAPDLDLEVSGPLVIGEEMYAKVSFTNPFQFPLLDIYVALEGPRALPYRTRFYKVLEPQSSISWQVSFTPQMTGKRILVAVMYCSNLCEIWGSTDFQVGDKEPPTIDEAGL; this is translated from the exons ATGGCTAACAACCACTTGGGCCGCTACCCCTCAAAG CCCCCAACCACCAACCTGATGCTTGTCGAGGAAGAGTTCCCCGAATTTGAGCCCTTTGAGTTCTACGACCTCCATGATGACGCGGTGCCGGGACCGCGGTTTTCTGGATCCCAGGGCG AACCACTGTCTGTGGTGGAAATTGACATGTGCAAGCAAAAGAACAAGCCACTGCACCGCACCCAGTTCTACGACATCAAGAACCTGGTGATCCGTCGGGGAGAGGAGTTTTTCATCCGTGTCACTTTTAACCGACCTTTGACTGACAGAGACAGATTCATGCTGGAGTTTCTGATTG GTTCCCACCCCTCACCCATTAAGGGCACCCAGGTGGTGGTGAGGTTTAACTCCCGCAGGCAGGGTCGCTGGCCGGGTCATATAGTGGAGAATAATGGTACATCTGTCCTGTTTGGAATCATCACGGCTCCAAATGCCATTGTGGGGAGGTACCGCATGTATGCCAGAATAGTGACGAAACGTGGCATGGAGCGCAGCAAGAGGGACATTGACACTGACTTTTATGTGCTTTTCAACGCCTGGTGTAAGG ATGATGCTGTGTATTACCCTGATGAAGACGGAAGGCAAGAGTATGTGCTGAACGAATATGGCATCATCTACCAAGGTTCCAAGGACAGTATGATTGCTCGCAAATGGATCTATGGACAG TTTGACCGCGGCATCTTGGACGCTTGTATCTATCTCCTGGATGCGTGTCGCATGCCCATCACCAACCGTGGGGACGCCATCAAACTGGTCCGGAAGGGCTCTGCTGTG GTAAACTCCCAAGATGACGATGGCGTGCTTGTGGGCAACTGGAGCGACAACTTTTCAGGAGGCACTGCGCCCACGCTGTGGACAGGTAGCGTGAAGATCCTGCTGCAGTACGCCAACACAGGCGTGTCGGTGAGCTACGCTCAGTGCTGGGTGTATGCAGGAGTCTTCAACACCT TCCTGCGCACGCTCGGCATCCCGGCCAGAGTCATCACCAACTTCAGCTCGGCTCACGACAATACGGGCAACCTTAAGATCGAACTCGTCTTCAAGCCGGACGGCTCGCCCGACGAACGCAACACAGATGACTCCATCTG GAACTACCATTGCTGGAACGAGGTTTACATGAAACGCCCTGACCTGGGCCCAGGCCTGGGGGGCTGGCAGGTGGTAGACTCAACACCACAAGAGACCAGTGATG GATACTACCGCTGCGGGCCAGCCTCCGTCATTGCCATCAAGGACGGTCTGGTGGGATTCCCGTTTGACGGCCCCTTCATTTACGCTGAG GTGAACAGTGACGTAATATTCCTGGAGCGGGATCGTTATGGGAACATGAACCAAATCGGTGTGGACACCACCCTGGTTGGACAAGGCCTCTTTACCAAGCACATCCTCAGTGACACTGCAAAAGACATTACTTACGAGTACAAGTACCAGGAAG GAAGTCATAATGACACCGTGTCCCTCGCGAAGGCAGAGAGCCACGGCTTAGAGAGAGACCAGCCCACTGCTAAACCCAAGATTTCTGTATCCCTCGTTATTGAACAG ACTACGCTGGGAGATGATGTGAAAGTGGTGGTGGAGTTCAAGAATCACGGAGTCGTTTCCGAAACGATCAAGGCGAACCTGTCATGCGCGGTTGTCTTTTACACCGGAGTCCAGGCCAAACGCTACAAAAATGAGGAGTTCAACATAGTCGCGGAGCCGCATCAGA CAACGCGTCATGTTGTGACGATCACAGCTCAGGATTATATGGAACATTTGGGCTTTCAACGCTTCCTCAGCTTCATGCTGAATGGCCACATGAACAGCGGTAGCCTTAGTGCCCTCAAGGTGATCTACCTGAACGCACCGGACCTGGACCTCGAG GTGAGCGGGCCTCTTGTGATTGGAGAGGAAATGTATGCCAAAGTCAGCTTCACCAACCCCTTTCAATTTCCTCTGCTTGACATCTATGTGGCCTTGGAGGGCCCTCGAGCGCTGCCGTACAGGACACGCTTCTACAA GGTCCTTGAGCCACAATCGTCCATCTCCTGGCAGGTCTCCTTCACCCCGCAGATGACAGGAAAGCGCATCCTGGTGGCTGTGATGTACTGCAGCAACCTGTGCGAG ATTTGGGGCTCTACTGACTTCCAAGTTGGCGACAAAGAGCCTCCTACAATCGATGAAGCTGGCCTGTGA